In Acaryochloris marina S15, a single genomic region encodes these proteins:
- a CDS encoding mechanosensitive ion channel family protein yields MSDILKTIESSLKELLASAVKIFPALLTAVIVLFLTRYMAQFAHRVAGKAGKTAFRSHSIQILLEKSAYVMTWVIGVVFAGVLAFPGLDLGDIIATLGLGSVAIGFAFQDIIKNFFAGILLLLQEPFSINDQIIIDTFEGTVEKINFRTTQIRTYQGERILIPNANVFTSAVQVQTAYASRRTDLGVGVDYNTSLEDTADLLQRTIEQLEGVLPSPTPEIDLVGFGDSSIDFIVRYWTEPQQAQVRRIQTKAIIAIKKAFDKADISIPYPIRTLYYYNQDHYNDYMPTNENSNNRMLSKV; encoded by the coding sequence ATGTCCGATATTCTTAAGACTATTGAGTCAAGCTTAAAAGAGCTGCTAGCAAGTGCAGTAAAAATTTTCCCGGCGTTGTTAACGGCTGTCATTGTTCTGTTCCTCACCCGGTACATGGCCCAGTTCGCGCATCGGGTAGCGGGCAAAGCAGGCAAGACTGCCTTTCGCAGTCATTCCATTCAAATTCTTCTAGAAAAATCTGCCTATGTGATGACCTGGGTGATTGGGGTTGTGTTTGCCGGTGTTTTGGCATTTCCTGGCTTAGATTTAGGAGATATTATTGCCACCCTTGGTCTAGGTTCTGTGGCGATTGGTTTTGCTTTTCAAGACATTATCAAGAACTTTTTTGCAGGTATTTTATTACTATTGCAAGAACCCTTCAGTATCAATGACCAAATCATTATTGATACCTTTGAAGGCACCGTCGAGAAAATCAATTTCCGAACGACCCAGATTCGCACCTATCAAGGGGAACGGATTCTGATTCCCAATGCCAACGTGTTTACCAGTGCGGTGCAAGTGCAGACAGCCTATGCCAGTCGGAGAACAGATCTAGGGGTTGGGGTTGATTACAATACTTCTCTGGAAGATACAGCTGACCTTTTACAAAGAACCATAGAACAGTTGGAAGGAGTGCTGCCTTCGCCGACACCTGAAATTGACTTGGTGGGCTTTGGAGACAGTTCTATTGACTTTATCGTTCGCTACTGGACAGAACCTCAACAAGCTCAGGTCAGACGGATTCAAACCAAGGCCATTATTGCGATTAAAAAAGCCTTTGACAAAGCCGATATCAGCATTCCCTATCCGATTCGAACCCTGTATTACTACAACCAAGATCACTATAACGATTACATGCCAACGAACGAGAATAGCAATAACCGTATGTTATCCAAAGTTTAA
- a CDS encoding FAD-dependent oxidoreductase, whose amino-acid sequence MAEQKVGTSKPIIVVVDDDPAVLQAVARDLRKQYGDRFRIIRADSGGTALDAVQQLKLRGDIVALFLVDQRMPHMSGVEFIKQASELFPLAKRALLTAYADTNAAIDSINQAQLDYYLLKPWDPPEEKLYPVLDDLIRDWLATFKPEFKGVKVISDRWSPQSHALRDFLARNQIPYRWLDIENNPEAQQLVSCAGKADSPCLPLVLLPNGEQLIKPDTTKLAQSVGMQTEAEKPFYDLVIVGGGPAGLAAAVYGASEGLHTVMVEREAPGGQAGTSSRIENYLGFPVGLSGGDLARRGVTQAKRFGVEILTPQEVTGIRIQDNYRIIALADGSEISCHALILAMGVSWRRLTVPGIDQFTGAGVYYGAAQTEAAACQDEEVYIVGGANSAGQGAMYFSKYARKVHILVRGESLKKSMSQYLIDQIADTENIEVLPFHSVVEAKGNERLEQLLIKDSQTDEVKTFDANSLFIFIGATPSTDWLEGMVHRDQRGFICTGPDIPQETPWSLERDRFLLETNVPGIFAVGDVRHGSVKRVASGVGEGSICVQFVHRHLANV is encoded by the coding sequence ATGGCTGAACAAAAAGTTGGGACTTCAAAACCTATCATCGTGGTTGTGGATGATGATCCTGCGGTTTTACAAGCCGTTGCTCGGGATCTCCGTAAACAGTATGGCGATCGTTTTCGAATTATTCGGGCTGACTCAGGGGGGACCGCTCTAGATGCGGTTCAACAGCTCAAGCTGCGGGGTGATATTGTCGCTCTCTTCTTGGTGGATCAGCGCATGCCCCACATGAGCGGGGTGGAATTTATCAAACAAGCCAGTGAGCTTTTCCCCCTGGCGAAGCGCGCACTCCTGACGGCCTATGCCGATACCAATGCGGCCATTGATTCCATTAACCAGGCTCAGCTAGACTATTACCTCCTCAAACCTTGGGATCCGCCAGAGGAAAAACTTTACCCAGTCTTAGATGATTTGATTCGGGACTGGCTGGCAACCTTTAAGCCAGAATTCAAAGGGGTGAAGGTGATTAGCGATCGCTGGTCTCCCCAGTCCCATGCCCTACGGGATTTTTTAGCACGCAACCAAATCCCCTACCGTTGGCTGGATATTGAGAACAATCCAGAGGCTCAGCAACTGGTCTCTTGTGCTGGAAAAGCAGATTCTCCATGCCTACCCTTAGTGTTACTCCCTAATGGCGAGCAGCTGATCAAACCTGATACGACAAAGCTGGCCCAATCTGTGGGGATGCAAACAGAGGCTGAGAAACCCTTTTACGATTTGGTGATTGTGGGGGGTGGTCCTGCTGGCTTGGCCGCAGCCGTCTATGGAGCATCGGAGGGCTTACATACTGTCATGGTTGAACGGGAAGCGCCAGGAGGACAAGCGGGCACTAGCTCTCGCATCGAAAATTATCTCGGTTTTCCCGTCGGATTGAGCGGGGGCGACTTAGCCCGTCGCGGAGTGACCCAAGCCAAACGCTTTGGAGTAGAAATCCTCACGCCTCAGGAAGTGACGGGGATTCGCATCCAAGATAATTATCGAATCATTGCCCTTGCCGATGGCAGCGAGATTAGCTGCCATGCCCTCATTTTGGCCATGGGGGTTTCTTGGCGGCGACTGACTGTTCCTGGAATTGATCAGTTCACTGGGGCGGGGGTTTATTACGGTGCGGCTCAGACAGAAGCTGCCGCTTGCCAAGATGAGGAAGTTTATATCGTCGGGGGAGCTAACTCAGCAGGGCAGGGAGCCATGTATTTCTCTAAATATGCTCGCAAAGTGCATATTCTGGTGCGGGGGGAGTCCTTAAAGAAGAGTATGTCCCAGTATCTGATCGATCAGATTGCAGACACTGAAAATATTGAGGTATTGCCGTTTCACAGTGTAGTAGAGGCCAAAGGGAATGAGCGCCTAGAGCAGCTTCTGATCAAAGATTCTCAAACGGATGAGGTCAAAACCTTTGATGCCAATTCTCTCTTCATCTTTATTGGTGCAACGCCCAGTACCGATTGGTTAGAGGGAATGGTTCATCGCGATCAGCGGGGCTTTATCTGCACAGGCCCAGATATTCCTCAGGAGACCCCGTGGTCTTTGGAGCGAGATCGGTTTTTACTCGAAACCAATGTGCCAGGAATCTTTGCCGTGGGGGATGTTCGGCATGGTTCGGTGAAGCGGGTTGCCTCTGGCGTGGGAGAAGGGTCCATCTGTGTCCAGTTTGTTCACCGTCATTTGGCCAATGTATAG
- a CDS encoding ATP-binding protein: MLCSQALLQIKPFQLLPPERLNWICDRTQHIQLTPGEVLVREGEPPQGFFIQLSGQITISRTSNGANMPLGRHESPSFFGEIQCLTEDIVPVTLTADTNTDLYRLNCPDFLEVLHSCRDFEKAIFRTMAKRLRGLESFIQSREKMAALGTLSAGLAHELNNPAAALVRVLKDAKPAILELQRMNMVYGQHQVNDEHTQQWLTLRDHGFDAIANPQNDPLALSDREDALTDWLEDYGVDEAWKLAEPLAAGEVEPEVLEQLMDRWRDSETELRDMGLRWLALSFDVMGMIARGLDGAERISTLVQSMKSYSYMDRAAQQEVNIHDGIEDTLRLFAFKLKHGIKVERHYDPNLPRIMAFGSELNQVWTNLLDNAVDALTENPSPSVPPQITIRTCQKNGCIRVELEDNGPGIPPEINTRILEPFFTTKPMGKGSGLGLDVVRRIVENRHGGSLMVESEVGRTCFAIALPLPQ, translated from the coding sequence ATGTTGTGTTCACAAGCTTTGTTGCAAATCAAACCCTTTCAGCTGTTGCCGCCGGAGCGGTTGAATTGGATCTGCGATCGCACTCAACACATCCAACTTACGCCAGGTGAAGTTCTCGTGCGTGAGGGTGAGCCTCCCCAGGGCTTTTTTATTCAACTGAGTGGTCAAATCACCATTAGCCGCACGAGCAATGGCGCAAATATGCCTTTGGGCCGTCATGAGAGTCCTTCTTTCTTTGGAGAAATTCAATGCCTGACCGAGGATATCGTCCCGGTCACGTTAACGGCTGATACCAACACCGACTTGTATCGACTCAATTGTCCTGATTTTTTAGAGGTTCTCCATAGCTGTCGTGACTTTGAAAAAGCCATCTTTCGCACAATGGCGAAACGCTTGCGCGGTCTAGAATCTTTTATTCAAAGCCGAGAAAAAATGGCGGCCCTAGGAACGCTATCTGCAGGACTTGCCCATGAGCTTAACAACCCTGCAGCTGCCCTTGTGCGGGTACTCAAGGACGCGAAGCCAGCCATTCTAGAATTACAGCGGATGAATATGGTGTATGGCCAACACCAGGTGAACGATGAACATACTCAGCAGTGGTTAACATTACGAGATCATGGGTTTGATGCCATTGCCAACCCTCAAAACGATCCCCTAGCCTTGAGCGATCGGGAAGATGCGCTGACGGACTGGCTAGAGGACTATGGAGTGGATGAAGCTTGGAAGTTGGCTGAACCTCTAGCAGCAGGCGAAGTAGAGCCTGAAGTGCTTGAGCAACTGATGGACCGCTGGCGCGACAGTGAGACTGAATTACGAGATATGGGGCTGAGGTGGTTAGCCCTCTCCTTTGATGTCATGGGGATGATTGCCAGAGGTTTAGATGGCGCAGAGCGAATCTCGACCCTCGTGCAATCCATGAAATCCTACTCCTATATGGATAGAGCGGCACAGCAGGAGGTAAATATCCACGATGGTATTGAGGATACCCTACGCTTGTTTGCCTTTAAGCTCAAGCATGGCATTAAGGTTGAGCGTCACTACGACCCAAACCTACCTAGAATTATGGCCTTTGGCAGTGAACTGAACCAAGTGTGGACCAATCTCTTGGACAATGCAGTCGATGCTTTAACAGAAAACCCATCGCCTTCTGTTCCCCCCCAAATTACGATTCGGACGTGCCAAAAGAATGGCTGTATCCGAGTTGAGCTTGAAGATAATGGTCCGGGTATCCCGCCCGAGATCAACACCCGCATTTTGGAACCTTTTTTCACCACCAAACCCATGGGTAAAGGGTCGGGTTTAGGGCTGGATGTCGTCCGTCGGATCGTTGAAAATCGTCATGGTGGCAGCCTGATGGTGGAATCTGAGGTAGGGCGTACCTGCTTTGCGATCGCACTGCCACTCCCTCAATAA
- a CDS encoding TIGR01777 family oxidoreductase, with amino-acid sequence MKVVVTGATGFVGQRLIERLKEEGHQVLALVRSPDKAAKLFPSQTFPNVEIHGYEPQASGDWQKVLSGWDGVVNLAGEPLVGDRWTTSRKQEIINSRAVGTQKLVEAIAAAEDKPSVLVNASAIGFYGTSETATFDESSGSGDDFLAEVCQSWEKSAHTATDAGTRLVIFRIGIVLGDGGALAKMLPPFQMFAGGPIGSGKQWFSWVHLDDLVNFILMALTDPSKSGIYNATAPNPVRMTELCDSLGKVLNRPSWLPVPDVALELLLGEAAQLVLEGQNVRPEKTQADGFQYKYETIDSALQQILT; translated from the coding sequence ATGAAAGTAGTCGTAACAGGTGCAACCGGATTCGTAGGTCAACGCCTTATTGAACGGTTGAAAGAAGAAGGCCATCAGGTCTTGGCATTGGTCCGGAGTCCCGATAAAGCGGCTAAGCTTTTCCCCTCCCAAACATTCCCTAACGTAGAAATTCACGGCTATGAGCCCCAAGCTTCAGGCGATTGGCAAAAAGTCCTGTCGGGGTGGGACGGGGTGGTTAATCTGGCTGGAGAACCCCTTGTGGGCGATCGCTGGACGACTAGCCGCAAACAAGAAATTATTAACAGCCGTGCGGTGGGCACCCAGAAACTGGTGGAGGCTATTGCCGCTGCGGAGGATAAGCCATCGGTTTTGGTGAACGCGTCTGCCATTGGGTTTTATGGCACCAGTGAAACGGCCACCTTCGATGAATCGAGCGGCTCTGGCGATGATTTCTTAGCGGAGGTTTGTCAATCCTGGGAGAAATCGGCCCATACCGCTACGGATGCCGGCACACGATTAGTGATTTTTCGGATCGGCATTGTTCTAGGGGATGGTGGTGCCTTAGCCAAAATGTTACCTCCGTTTCAGATGTTTGCCGGTGGCCCCATTGGCAGTGGTAAGCAATGGTTCTCTTGGGTGCATTTAGATGACTTGGTCAATTTCATCCTTATGGCCCTCACTGATCCTAGTAAGTCTGGGATTTATAATGCTACCGCTCCCAATCCTGTGCGCATGACTGAGCTGTGTGATTCTCTGGGAAAAGTCCTGAATCGTCCCTCCTGGTTACCCGTCCCGGACGTCGCCCTGGAGCTGCTTTTGGGAGAAGCGGCCCAGCTAGTTCTGGAAGGACAAAACGTACGACCAGAGAAAACTCAGGCCGATGGATTTCAATATAAATATGAGACGATTGACTCGGCCCTTCAACAGATATTGACCTAA
- a CDS encoding glycosyltransferase family 4 protein, whose translation MALQRILFLHPNFPAQFRHLAMVLAESPKHQVVYGTAREEGQIQGVQKILYKPSREVRPETHHYVRPLESAVLEGQAVYRIAQQLSDKGFVPDVVYAHSGWGPGLFVKDIFPKAKFCCFFEWYYHAHGTDADFDPADPLDADAEARIRIKNAPILLDLASCDYGLSPTQWQRHQFPPEFHSKIKVLHDGIDTEYFQPKPGAKLVLPDVNLDLSAVDEIVTYVARGMEPYRGFPQFMEAIALLQQKRPNCHVVVVGADRVAYGKKLPNGKTYKQHMLETLSLDLSRLHFTGRLPYNQYLQVLQASSVHVYLTRPFVLSWSMLESMSAGCLLVASDTAPVKEVIKDGQNGLLVDFFSPQQVCDRIQEALNHPDGMAELRANARRTIQKTYDLVKLLPQHLDWLTR comes from the coding sequence ATGGCGCTTCAACGAATTCTGTTCCTCCACCCCAATTTTCCCGCTCAGTTTCGGCATTTGGCGATGGTGTTAGCCGAAAGTCCAAAGCATCAAGTGGTGTATGGGACGGCTCGGGAGGAGGGGCAGATTCAAGGGGTACAGAAAATTTTGTACAAACCGTCTCGGGAAGTGCGACCCGAAACCCACCATTATGTCCGTCCCCTTGAAAGTGCAGTGTTGGAGGGACAGGCCGTTTATCGGATTGCCCAGCAGCTCAGTGACAAAGGCTTTGTACCGGATGTGGTCTATGCCCATTCCGGTTGGGGACCGGGGTTATTTGTAAAAGATATTTTCCCCAAGGCCAAGTTCTGCTGCTTTTTTGAGTGGTACTACCATGCCCACGGCACCGATGCCGATTTTGACCCTGCAGATCCCCTCGACGCCGATGCGGAGGCTCGGATTCGCATCAAGAATGCACCCATACTTTTGGATTTGGCGAGCTGTGATTATGGCCTCTCTCCCACCCAATGGCAGCGCCACCAATTTCCGCCAGAATTTCACAGCAAGATCAAGGTTTTACATGACGGCATCGACACGGAGTATTTTCAGCCTAAACCGGGTGCCAAGCTGGTTTTACCCGACGTGAATCTGGATTTGTCGGCAGTGGATGAAATCGTTACCTATGTCGCCCGAGGCATGGAGCCCTATCGGGGGTTTCCCCAGTTTATGGAGGCTATTGCCCTGCTGCAGCAAAAGCGGCCCAATTGCCATGTAGTGGTGGTAGGGGCTGACCGAGTGGCCTACGGTAAAAAGCTTCCGAATGGCAAAACCTATAAGCAGCATATGCTGGAAACCTTGTCCCTCGATTTATCGCGACTACATTTTACGGGTCGGTTGCCCTACAACCAGTATTTGCAGGTTTTACAAGCTTCTTCGGTACATGTTTATTTAACCCGGCCCTTTGTGCTGTCTTGGTCCATGCTGGAATCCATGTCCGCTGGCTGCCTACTAGTGGCTTCCGATACGGCTCCGGTCAAAGAGGTGATTAAAGATGGCCAGAATGGCCTGCTCGTGGACTTTTTCTCGCCGCAACAGGTGTGCGATCGCATCCAGGAAGCCCTCAATCACCCAGACGGCATGGCCGAACTCCGGGCCAATGCCCGTCGGACCATTCAGAAAACCTATGACTTGGTGAAGCTCTTACCCCAGCATCTCGACTGGTTAACCCGTTAG
- the arsM gene encoding arsenosugar biosynthesis arsenite methyltransferase ArsM, which produces MTYLESAAEFYSQVAETPDVGLCCVQSTPLQLPGLVVPPQMQEMNYGCGTTVHPTELSGDPTVLYVGVGGGLEALQFSYFSRRPGAVVAVDPVDEMRKAAARNLEIAAKDNEWFDPSFVTIKEGDAFALPVPDNSVDLVAQNCLFNIFEPEDLSRALQETYRVLKPGGRLVMSDPISTRPIPEHLQRDDRLRAMCLSGALTYEQYVQRIIHAGFGQVEIRARRPYRLLDQANYKLDQHLLLESLDSVSFKIDIADDGACVFTGKMAVYTGPDEYFDDQAGHILSLGIPLAVCDKTAAKLAKAHPQAIKVTESTWYYDGGGCC; this is translated from the coding sequence ATGACGTATTTAGAATCCGCAGCAGAGTTTTACAGTCAAGTCGCTGAAACCCCAGACGTGGGCTTATGTTGTGTCCAAAGCACTCCTTTGCAACTGCCGGGCCTGGTGGTGCCTCCGCAAATGCAGGAAATGAACTATGGATGTGGCACAACCGTCCATCCCACTGAATTGTCGGGTGATCCAACGGTTCTCTATGTCGGTGTCGGGGGAGGATTGGAAGCCCTGCAATTTTCCTACTTTTCCCGTCGCCCTGGAGCCGTGGTTGCGGTGGATCCAGTGGATGAAATGCGTAAAGCGGCTGCTCGGAACCTAGAGATTGCTGCTAAAGATAATGAGTGGTTTGACCCCAGCTTTGTCACGATTAAAGAAGGGGATGCCTTTGCCCTGCCCGTCCCAGATAACTCCGTAGATTTGGTGGCTCAGAATTGTCTGTTCAATATCTTTGAGCCCGAAGATCTATCCCGTGCCCTCCAGGAAACCTATCGAGTCCTGAAGCCCGGTGGCCGCTTAGTGATGAGTGACCCCATTTCCACTCGCCCTATTCCAGAGCATCTGCAGCGAGATGATCGGCTGCGGGCCATGTGCTTGTCCGGTGCCTTAACTTATGAACAGTACGTTCAGCGAATTATCCATGCTGGATTTGGACAAGTTGAGATCCGAGCCCGTCGCCCCTACCGCTTACTCGATCAAGCCAACTACAAGCTAGACCAGCATTTACTCCTAGAGAGCCTAGATTCCGTTTCCTTTAAAATCGATATTGCCGATGATGGAGCTTGTGTCTTCACAGGCAAGATGGCGGTTTATACAGGACCCGATGAGTATTTCGATGATCAAGCCGGTCACATTTTGAGTTTAGGGATCCCCCTAGCCGTTTGCGATAAAACAGCAGCTAAATTGGCAAAAGCTCATCCCCAAGCAATTAAGGTCACTGAGTCTACTTGGTATTACGACGGTGGAGGATGTTGCTAA
- the arsS gene encoding arsenosugar biosynthesis radical SAM (seleno)protein ArsS (Some members of this family are selenoproteins.) produces the protein MTVSTTPSLTPFTQKLAAPLSKQPITVLQINLGRRCNLACSHCHVEASPKRTEELSPDVCDQLVELIHQFPQIETVDLTGGAPEMNYGFRPLVEAARSHNKEVIVRSNLTIYFEPGFEDLPEYFAQHQLRVVASLPCYLEQNVDKMRGDGVFDSSIKALQRLNQLGYGSDPNLLLDLVYNPQVPTTLDFALAPDQQPLEQAYKQHLGEQFGITFNHLFAITNLPIGRTKFHLQHRQLHQPYLQFLEGHFNDSTIEHLMCRNELSVDYLGNIYDCDFNQMEEIPATTPKGERLTVKKLLDAGSLDLIEDVKTAPYCYGCTAGSGSSCGGSLL, from the coding sequence ATGACTGTTTCAACTACCCCCTCTCTCACTCCGTTTACCCAGAAGTTAGCTGCTCCCCTCAGCAAGCAGCCCATTACGGTGCTGCAAATCAATTTGGGGCGGCGGTGCAACTTAGCCTGTAGCCATTGCCATGTGGAGGCCAGTCCGAAACGGACAGAGGAGTTATCCCCAGACGTCTGTGATCAGTTGGTTGAACTGATTCATCAATTCCCTCAGATTGAAACCGTGGATCTAACGGGGGGTGCCCCGGAGATGAATTACGGCTTTCGTCCCCTAGTAGAGGCAGCTCGCTCCCACAACAAGGAAGTCATCGTTCGTTCGAATTTAACCATTTACTTTGAACCGGGTTTTGAAGATTTACCCGAATATTTTGCCCAGCATCAACTGCGAGTGGTGGCCTCCCTGCCCTGTTATCTGGAGCAAAATGTAGACAAAATGCGGGGTGATGGCGTCTTTGACAGCTCAATCAAAGCGCTGCAGCGGTTGAATCAGTTGGGCTATGGCTCGGATCCGAATCTATTGTTGGACCTGGTGTATAACCCCCAGGTGCCCACCACCCTGGACTTTGCCCTAGCCCCGGATCAGCAGCCCTTAGAACAGGCCTATAAACAGCACTTAGGGGAGCAGTTCGGAATTACCTTTAATCATCTATTTGCGATTACCAATCTACCCATCGGTCGCACCAAGTTTCATTTGCAACATCGTCAGCTTCATCAGCCCTATCTTCAGTTTTTGGAAGGCCATTTTAATGACTCGACGATAGAGCATTTAATGTGTCGCAATGAGCTATCCGTCGATTATCTGGGCAATATCTATGACTGCGATTTCAATCAAATGGAGGAGATTCCAGCTACCACCCCTAAGGGGGAGCGGTTAACGGTGAAAAAGCTGTTGGACGCTGGCAGTCTCGATTTAATTGAAGACGTAAAAACAGCGCCCTATTGCTATGGCTGCACTGCGGGGAGTGGTTCGAGCTGCGGCGGTTCTTTGTTATGA
- a CDS encoding TVP38/TMEM64 family protein translates to MNVRHWKKIQPVLLAALAFLVITASPAWAADGGGFNPQQLLRDALLWVKELGPVGAIAFIGIYIVSTVAFLPGSILTLGAGVVFGVVQGSFLVFIGATIGATLAFLVGRYAARGWISKKIEGNDKFAAIDKAVGKEGFKIVLLTRLSPIFPFNLLNYGMGVTGVSLRDYFFGSVGMIPGTIMYVYLGSLAGNIATIGTGDQPSNPTITWAIRIIGFLATVLVTVYVTKVARKALAEAVPETGSVVEQELS, encoded by the coding sequence ATGAATGTTCGTCACTGGAAAAAAATCCAACCTGTTTTATTAGCAGCTTTAGCCTTTTTGGTGATTACGGCATCTCCTGCTTGGGCCGCAGATGGGGGTGGTTTCAATCCCCAGCAACTGCTTCGGGATGCCCTGTTATGGGTGAAAGAATTAGGTCCTGTCGGTGCGATCGCATTTATTGGGATTTACATTGTTTCCACCGTTGCCTTTTTGCCGGGGTCCATTTTGACCCTAGGCGCAGGGGTTGTCTTTGGAGTGGTTCAAGGATCTTTTTTAGTCTTTATTGGGGCCACTATTGGGGCTACTCTCGCTTTTCTGGTGGGGCGATATGCCGCTCGGGGCTGGATCTCTAAAAAAATTGAAGGCAATGATAAATTTGCAGCGATTGATAAAGCGGTCGGTAAAGAAGGGTTCAAGATTGTTCTACTGACCCGGCTATCCCCCATTTTTCCCTTTAACTTACTCAACTATGGCATGGGGGTTACGGGAGTTTCTTTAAGAGATTACTTTTTCGGTTCCGTGGGCATGATTCCCGGCACCATTATGTATGTCTATCTCGGATCTCTAGCGGGGAATATCGCCACAATCGGCACAGGAGATCAACCCTCTAACCCCACCATTACTTGGGCCATCCGCATTATCGGTTTTCTTGCCACGGTTTTAGTGACGGTCTATGTGACTAAAGTTGCCCGAAAAGCGCTGGCAGAAGCCGTTCCTGAAACCGGCTCTGTGGTAGAGCAAGAATTAAGCTAA
- a CDS encoding TVP38/TMEM64 family protein, translated as MLQEGLRQRQVKGRRRLLAGVVGVLLLPLVIRYGPLLFDQMHLVEVVQSHGLWGYIIFLLLHIVATMLGVPGVILTIVGGILFGLLWGSVLSLVGATLGALGAFWMARYLFLDWAQKRVRDRKLLCSFNQAVLQHPFSFVLIVRFAPISPFNLVNFLFGMTTIHWFPYSLGTLIGIIPGVIAYTWIGVAGNEAMHGKGPWPLVIACTCLAILSAMPLLLRQKRSFN; from the coding sequence ATGCTGCAAGAAGGACTACGCCAACGGCAAGTGAAAGGTCGCAGACGATTACTAGCAGGGGTGGTAGGGGTGTTGTTGCTTCCCCTAGTCATTCGGTATGGTCCCTTGCTGTTTGACCAGATGCATTTAGTGGAGGTTGTGCAATCCCATGGTTTATGGGGCTACATCATCTTTCTTCTGCTACATATCGTCGCCACGATGCTGGGTGTCCCTGGTGTTATTCTCACGATTGTGGGCGGTATCTTGTTTGGCCTGCTATGGGGAAGTGTCTTATCCCTAGTCGGAGCTACCTTGGGAGCTCTGGGAGCCTTCTGGATGGCTCGCTATCTCTTCTTAGATTGGGCACAGAAACGCGTGCGCGATCGCAAGCTCCTCTGCTCCTTCAATCAGGCGGTCCTCCAGCATCCGTTTAGCTTTGTTCTGATCGTCCGCTTTGCCCCGATCTCACCCTTTAATTTGGTGAATTTCCTGTTTGGTATGACTACCATTCACTGGTTTCCTTACAGCTTGGGAACGCTTATTGGCATTATCCCCGGTGTGATTGCCTATACCTGGATCGGCGTCGCTGGTAATGAGGCGATGCATGGCAAAGGCCCTTGGCCCTTAGTGATTGCCTGTACCTGCCTAGCGATATTGTCGGCAATGCCTTTGCTACTCCGCCAGAAGCGATCGTTTAATTGA